A region from the Lentimonas sp. CC4 genome encodes:
- the rlmN gene encoding 23S rRNA (adenine(2503)-C(2))-methyltransferase RlmN → MKFTPAKPSLFGETLESLKESVVAAGFPAFRAKQVMEWLYKKRVDEWDAMSNLPKAFRAWLDEHYIMYPTDSLLDKRSDDVTQKFLLQLEDGALIETVLIRAPQTGVGQESSRKTVCVSIQVGCAYGCKFCASGLAGFKRNLMAAEVVSQLMHICKMEDAHTKRAKEEIASFDNIVFMGMGEPLANYESLVQTIKILNADWGLNFGARRITVSTSGLAPRIMQLAEEGVAVRLAISLHGATNEVRSQIMPVNKKYPLEELIPAAKAFKDRHGRMLTLEFIMIEDINDSLDQAKELTKIARELHAHVNCIPYNKVEGLEWKRPSVRRQDAFVDVLRKGGVSVTIRREKGHDINAACGQLRLKTEKAMAEAESKPSSPYIDPKA, encoded by the coding sequence GTGAAATTTACACCTGCAAAACCGAGCCTGTTTGGCGAAACCTTGGAAAGTCTGAAAGAGAGCGTCGTCGCGGCGGGCTTTCCTGCGTTCCGCGCAAAGCAGGTCATGGAATGGCTCTACAAGAAGCGCGTCGATGAGTGGGATGCGATGAGCAATCTGCCGAAGGCGTTTCGTGCGTGGTTGGATGAGCATTACATTATGTATCCGACGGATTCACTGCTGGATAAGCGCTCGGACGATGTGACGCAGAAGTTTTTGTTGCAACTTGAGGACGGGGCGCTGATCGAGACGGTTTTGATTCGTGCGCCACAAACAGGCGTGGGGCAAGAGAGCTCGCGCAAGACTGTGTGTGTGTCGATCCAGGTGGGTTGCGCGTATGGGTGTAAATTCTGTGCGTCGGGCTTGGCTGGTTTTAAGCGTAATCTGATGGCGGCGGAAGTCGTCTCTCAGTTGATGCACATCTGTAAGATGGAGGATGCGCATACTAAGCGTGCAAAGGAGGAAATCGCTTCCTTCGATAACATCGTGTTCATGGGCATGGGTGAACCACTTGCGAATTATGAGTCGCTGGTGCAGACGATTAAAATTTTGAATGCGGATTGGGGACTGAATTTCGGTGCACGCCGCATTACGGTGTCCACTTCAGGCTTAGCGCCGAGGATCATGCAGTTGGCCGAGGAAGGCGTGGCAGTGCGCTTGGCCATTTCGCTTCACGGTGCGACGAACGAGGTGCGCAGCCAAATCATGCCGGTGAATAAAAAATACCCGTTGGAAGAACTGATCCCTGCTGCGAAGGCTTTTAAAGATCGGCACGGTCGTATGTTGACCCTCGAATTTATTATGATCGAGGACATCAACGACAGTCTGGATCAGGCCAAGGAGTTGACGAAGATCGCGCGCGAGCTGCATGCGCACGTGAACTGTATTCCGTATAATAAGGTGGAAGGCCTTGAGTGGAAGCGCCCGAGTGTGCGCCGCCAAGATGCGTTTGTAGATGTGCTCCGCAAGGGCGGTGTGTCGGTGACGATTCGCCGCGAGAAGGGGCACGATATTAATGCGGCCTGCGGTCAGTTGCGTTTGAAAACCGAAAAGGCGATGGCCGAAGCGGAGAGCAAGCCGAGTAGTCCGTATATTGATCCGAAGGCGTAG
- the radC gene encoding DNA repair protein RadC, whose product MSTPYPTNRRMKDMVASERPQERLAKHGAEALSDSELLAMILRSGPHGIDVLTMSSELINKAGSLTNLLRWSAADFQTIKGIGTVKSLQLMAVMDFARRILKEDDSVETIFDTPEVVARHFRTLIAGKEVEHFWALCLDRKNRLIQRIEVSKGTASSCLVHPREVFKEAIKLSASAIIVVHNHPSGDPAPSRADIQVTRQLREAAKIIGIDLIDHIVVGQRNKDPHGIGFYSFNEAGLI is encoded by the coding sequence ATGAGCACTCCATATCCCACCAATCGCCGCATGAAAGATATGGTCGCCAGCGAGCGCCCACAGGAACGGCTCGCCAAACACGGGGCCGAAGCACTGAGCGACAGTGAACTACTCGCGATGATTCTGCGTAGCGGCCCGCACGGCATCGATGTGCTCACCATGTCCAGCGAGCTCATCAACAAAGCCGGCTCGCTCACCAACCTCTTGCGCTGGAGCGCCGCAGATTTTCAAACCATCAAAGGGATCGGCACAGTGAAGTCCCTGCAACTGATGGCGGTGATGGACTTCGCTCGCCGTATTTTAAAAGAAGACGACTCGGTCGAAACGATCTTTGATACACCCGAAGTCGTCGCTCGCCACTTTCGCACCTTGATCGCGGGCAAAGAAGTCGAACATTTCTGGGCGTTGTGCCTCGATCGTAAAAATCGCCTAATTCAACGCATCGAAGTGTCAAAAGGCACGGCCTCATCCTGCTTAGTGCATCCACGTGAGGTGTTCAAAGAAGCCATTAAACTCAGCGCCTCTGCCATCATCGTCGTGCACAATCATCCGAGTGGCGACCCCGCACCAAGTCGCGCCGATATACAAGTGACACGCCAACTCCGCGAAGCCGCCAAAATCATCGGTATCGACTTGATCGACCACATTGTCGTCGGCCAGCGCAATAAAGACCCCCACGGCATCGGGTTTTACAGCTTCAACGAGGCCGGCTTGATTTAG
- a CDS encoding class I SAM-dependent methyltransferase, producing the protein MDRETVLKYFDSESVVDHYAKAAARLGLWESEEKIFTRVFQQEDSLLELGCGAGRIAFGLHELGYQNIMATDYSAEMIKRAQHLSTLLEYNMPLRVCDATDLEFEDNVFDGAIFGFNGLMQIPQAAQREQALSEIFRVIRPGGWFVFTSHDRDRSPHRSFWIQEEQRWEQAEQSAELDDFGDRTETTDDGAHYMHVPSVQEMETVLERVGFRIEATVMRSQLAHESREVDDFSDDCRFWAVQKPEV; encoded by the coding sequence ATGGATCGCGAAACTGTGCTCAAATATTTTGATTCTGAATCCGTGGTGGATCACTACGCGAAGGCGGCGGCGCGTCTGGGGCTATGGGAGTCGGAGGAGAAGATCTTTACTCGCGTTTTCCAGCAGGAGGATTCGTTGCTGGAGCTAGGCTGTGGAGCGGGGCGTATCGCGTTTGGCCTGCATGAGCTGGGGTATCAGAATATCATGGCGACGGACTATTCTGCAGAAATGATCAAGCGAGCGCAGCATCTGTCGACGCTGCTGGAATACAATATGCCACTGCGCGTGTGTGATGCGACGGATCTAGAGTTTGAGGATAATGTCTTTGATGGCGCGATTTTTGGGTTCAATGGCTTGATGCAAATCCCGCAGGCCGCGCAGCGCGAGCAGGCGCTGAGTGAGATCTTTCGCGTGATTCGCCCAGGCGGGTGGTTTGTCTTTACCTCGCATGATCGCGATCGCTCGCCGCACCGTAGCTTTTGGATTCAGGAGGAGCAGCGCTGGGAACAGGCAGAACAGTCTGCCGAGCTCGATGATTTTGGTGATCGCACAGAAACGACTGATGATGGTGCGCACTATATGCACGTGCCCTCGGTGCAGGAAATGGAAACGGTGCTGGAACGGGTCGGTTTCCGGATCGAAGCGACAGTCATGCGCTCGCAGCTCGCGCACGAGTCACGGGAGGTGGATGATTTCTCCGACGACTGCCGTTTCTGGGCGGTGCAAAAGCCGGAGGTTTAG
- the rpsA gene encoding 30S ribosomal protein S1, with product MSLMEELLKSSTVDNLVEGSIIKGTIIEIRPTEVVVDIGGKSEGIVNANEFVDMSELQVGSEIEVFLEKLEDKEGNPVISFDKAEQKKNWEKIVENCEEGSIIQGRVRSKVKGGLIVSIGVDSFMPASQIDVQPPKNLDQYVGQTYDFKVIKINLDRKNIVVSRRELIEEQRMEKRRALLDDVKPGDTRRGQVKNITDYGAFVDLDGLDGLLHITDMSWGRINHPSEMVKQGEEIEVMIIEIDRDRERVSLGLKQLANNPWEKIEEKYPIGATVSGKVVNLVPYGAFIEIEEGVEGLVHVTELSWTKRISKPSEVLKIGEEIQAVVLGVQKEEQKISLGTRQLDTNPWDMARHNYPVGARVRGKVRNLTTYGAFVELEEGIDGMVHVSDMSWTRKINHPSEMVKKGDEVDALVLDVDADSQRISLGMKQLATDPWDEIETHFKIGDMVKGKVSKITSYGAFVELDNDIDGLVHISQISEERVEKIKDVLNADDEVTARVIKIDKDDRRIGLSIKAANYSDEDLAKERQAFDNVTGTEDLTNLGDLLDQATK from the coding sequence ATGAGCCTAATGGAAGAACTGCTGAAAAGCAGCACCGTAGACAACCTCGTAGAAGGTTCCATCATCAAGGGAACTATCATCGAAATCCGCCCAACCGAAGTCGTCGTCGACATCGGTGGTAAATCAGAAGGTATCGTGAACGCCAACGAATTCGTTGACATGAGCGAACTTCAAGTCGGATCCGAAATTGAAGTCTTTCTCGAAAAGCTCGAAGATAAAGAAGGTAACCCTGTTATCTCCTTCGACAAAGCAGAGCAAAAGAAGAACTGGGAAAAAATCGTCGAGAACTGTGAAGAAGGTTCGATCATTCAAGGTCGTGTCCGCTCCAAGGTTAAAGGCGGTCTTATCGTCAGCATCGGCGTTGACTCGTTCATGCCTGCTTCTCAAATCGACGTTCAGCCTCCTAAGAACCTCGATCAATATGTCGGTCAGACATACGACTTTAAGGTCATCAAGATCAACCTCGACCGTAAGAACATCGTTGTATCCCGTCGTGAGCTCATCGAAGAGCAACGTATGGAGAAGCGCCGTGCGCTGCTTGACGATGTGAAGCCAGGCGACACACGTCGTGGCCAAGTCAAGAACATCACTGATTACGGTGCATTCGTCGATCTCGACGGTCTCGACGGTCTCTTGCATATCACTGATATGTCATGGGGTCGTATCAACCACCCATCAGAAATGGTGAAGCAGGGTGAAGAGATCGAAGTGATGATCATCGAAATCGATCGCGATCGCGAGCGTGTATCCCTCGGTCTGAAGCAACTTGCGAACAACCCATGGGAGAAGATCGAAGAGAAATACCCAATCGGTGCTACGGTTTCCGGTAAGGTTGTTAATCTCGTTCCTTACGGTGCCTTCATCGAAATCGAAGAAGGTGTTGAAGGTCTGGTCCACGTTACAGAGCTTTCTTGGACAAAGCGTATCTCCAAGCCAAGCGAAGTGCTTAAGATCGGTGAAGAGATCCAAGCAGTGGTTCTCGGTGTTCAGAAGGAAGAGCAGAAGATCTCCCTCGGAACTCGCCAACTCGACACCAACCCATGGGATATGGCTCGCCATAACTACCCAGTGGGTGCACGCGTCCGTGGTAAGGTTCGTAACCTCACTACATACGGTGCATTCGTCGAACTTGAAGAAGGTATCGACGGTATGGTTCACGTTTCCGACATGTCTTGGACACGCAAGATCAACCACCCATCAGAGATGGTCAAGAAGGGCGACGAAGTCGACGCATTGGTCCTCGACGTGGATGCAGATTCACAGCGTATCTCTCTCGGCATGAAGCAGCTTGCAACCGATCCATGGGACGAAATTGAAACACACTTCAAGATCGGCGACATGGTCAAGGGCAAGGTATCCAAGATCACAAGCTACGGTGCATTTGTCGAACTCGACAACGACATCGACGGTCTCGTGCACATCTCGCAAATCAGCGAAGAGCGTGTTGAGAAGATCAAGGACGTGCTTAACGCAGACGACGAAGTCACTGCACGTGTTATCAAGATCGACAAAGACGACCGTCGTATCGGTCTCTCGATCAAGGCAGCGAACTACAGCGATGAAGACCTCGCTAAGGAACGCCAAGCCTTCGATAACGTCACTGGCACAGAAGACCTCACCAACCTTGGTGACCTTCTCGACCAAGCGACTAAGTAA
- a CDS encoding DUF2288 domain-containing protein, with protein MLNDQYSPAEDNSSDEEKLDKYSGNVDWSYLKPHFEANSMIYVDPSLDLKTAGLAFTNDDQAQVKAWLKSGDLVQPCELHAEHWKQSDTHFNAMIVRPFVLAQPISKS; from the coding sequence ATGCTCAACGATCAATATAGCCCAGCAGAGGACAATTCCAGCGACGAAGAAAAGCTCGATAAATACTCAGGAAACGTGGACTGGAGCTACTTAAAGCCCCACTTTGAGGCTAACTCCATGATCTACGTCGACCCGAGCCTCGACCTAAAAACCGCAGGCCTAGCCTTTACCAACGACGACCAAGCACAAGTCAAAGCCTGGCTCAAATCTGGCGACCTCGTGCAACCCTGCGAGCTACATGCCGAACACTGGAAGCAGAGCGATACACATTTCAATGCCATGATTGTGCGCCCCTTCGTGCTCGCCCAGCCAATTAGCAAGTCCTAA